The proteins below come from a single Cannabis sativa cultivar Pink pepper isolate KNU-18-1 chromosome 3, ASM2916894v1, whole genome shotgun sequence genomic window:
- the LOC115711668 gene encoding T-complex protein 1 subunit delta, which produces MAAVPAAVSQPRSSSKTESYVDNKRKEDIRQANIVAARTVANAVRTSLGPKGMDKMISTANGEVIITNDGATILNKMEVLQPAAKMLVELSKSQDSAAGDGTTTVVVIAGALLKQCLTLLSNGIHPTVISDSLHKAAIKAVDVLTAMAVPVELSDRDSLIKSASTSLNSKVVSQYSTLLAPLAVDSVLTVVDPSTPELVDLRDIKIVKKLGGTVDDTELVKGLVFDKKVSHAAGGPTRMENAKIAVIQFQISPPKTDIEQSIVVSDYTQMDRILKEERNYILGMIKKIKATGCNVLLIQKSILRDAVTELSLHYLAKAKILVVKDVERDEIEFITKTLNCLPIANIEHFRSEKLGYADLVEELSLGDGKIVKITGIKDMGRTTTVLVRGSNQLVLDEAERSLHDALCVIRCLVSKRFLIAGGGAPEIELSRQLGAWAKVLYGMEGYCVRSFAEALEVIPYTLAENAGLNPIAIVTELRNRHAQGEINAGINVRKGQITNILEENVVQPLLVSTSAITLATECVRMILKIDDIVTVR; this is translated from the coding sequence ATGGCGGCGGTACCAGCAGCAGTTTCCCAGCCTCGATCCTCTTCCAAGACCGAGTCCTATGTCGACAACAAGCGCAAGGAGGACATCCGCCAAGCCAACATCGTTGCCGCGCGCACCGTCGCCAATGCCGTCCGGACCAGTCTCGGACCCAAGGGCATGGATAAGATGATCTCCACTGCCAATGGCGAGGTTATTATCACTAACGACGGTGCCACCATTCTCAACAAGATGGAGGTCCTCCAGCCCGCCGCTAAGATGCTTGTTGAGCTTTCGAAGTCCCAGGACTCCGCTGCTGGAGACGGCACCACGACTGTCGTCGTCATAGCTGGTGCACTTCTGAAGCAGTGCCTCACTCTTTTGTCTAACGGTATTCACCCTACTGTCATCTCGGACTCTCTTCATAAGGCCGCTATTAAAGCCGTTGATGTTCTTACTGCCATGGCTGTCCCCGTCGAGCTCTCAGATCGCGATTCGCTGATCAAGTCTGCTAGCACTTCGCTGAACAGCAAAGTTGTTAGCCAGTACTCCACTTTGCTCGCGCCCCTCGCTGTGGATTCTGTTCTCACGGTTGTGGATCCATCGACGCCTGAGTTAGTCGATTTGAGAGACATTAAAATTGTCAAGAAGCTTGGCGGAACAGTTGACGATACTGAGCTCGTCAAGGGTTTAGTGTTCGATAAGAAAGTGAGCCACGCAGCTGGAGGACCTACTCGAATGGAGAACGCAAAGATAGCTGTGATCCAGTTCCAGATTTCTCCCCCCAAAACCGATATCGAACAGAGTATTGTTGTTTCGGATTACACCCAGATGGATCGAATTTTAAAGGAAGAGAGAAATTACATTCTGGGTATGATTAAGAAGATCAAGGCCACTGGCTGCAATGTTCTTTTGATTCAAAAGAGTATTCTGAGGGATGCTGTTACTGAATTGTCACTGCATTATCTGGCGAAAGCCAAGATTTTGGTAGTTAAGGATGTAGAGCGTGACGAGATTGAGTTCATCACCAAGACCTTGAACTGTTTGCCCATTGCCAACATCGAGCATTTTCGCTCGGAGAAGCTCGGTTATGCTGATCTTGTCGAGGAGCTTTCTCTGGGAGATGGGAAGATTGTGAAGATCACAGGTATTAAGGATATGGGGAGGACAACGACTGTTCTTGTTCGCGGGTCAAACCAGCTGGTGCTTGATGAAGCAGAGCGGAGTTTGCACGATGCTCTTTGTGTGATAAGGTGTTTGGTGAGCAAGAGGTTCTTGATTGCTGGAGGTGGTGCACCCGAGATTGAGCTGTCTCGTCAATTGGGTGCATGGGCTAAGGTTCTGTATGGCATGGAAGGGTACTGTGTCCGGTCCTTTGCTGAGGCACTTGAGGTTATTCCTTACACACTGGCTGAGAATGCAGGATTAAACCCAATTGCAATTGTGACCGAGTTGAGGAATAGGCACGCACAGGGGGAAATCAATGCTGGGATCAATGTGAGGAAGGGACAAATCACGAATATCTTGGAAGAGAATGTGGTGCAACCACTACTTGTGAGCACAAGCGCAATAACCCTGGCTACAGAGTGTGTGCGGATGATTTTGAAGATTGATGACATTGTCACAGTTAGATAG